A portion of the Osmia lignaria lignaria isolate PbOS001 chromosome 15, iyOsmLign1, whole genome shotgun sequence genome contains these proteins:
- the LOC117608305 gene encoding oxysterol-binding protein-related protein 9 isoform X1 — MTPRKQKHVQSSTSIVTGNSKQQIIMSMMEGSLSKWTNVVNGWQYRWFVLDDNAGLLSYYTSKEKMMRGARRGCVRLRGAIIGIDDEDDSTFTITTSSYKDDPKTFHFQTRNAEERERWIRALEDTILRHSHARWDPKKSPPKQDFDRKVAEADAYLQLLIDQIKLIETKQRNVAAEDEEKQQKYGAILTQANAMLNSVKHTIVQLQIAKNTAIPVNGIYRGPTDPIHVSSPLSHTLVAAREPEAAVQTGIELGSECIEPRIPILSNAVVDRDLPVPQFSYSSSDEDEDYYDAADEIAPPSVVQNHIAVRRRDSERPQSHTDVTSNENRKQPPLPPIKGDGSVDYDALYEEESETEMDSMESHGSVVTHLLSQVKIGMDLTKVALPTFILERRSLLEMYADYFTHPDQFVRIADMPSPKDRMVQVVRWYLCSFHAGRKSGVAKKPYNPILGEIFRCHWDIPNDNVDSSIESKLVNEGPVPWCKENQLSFIAEQVSHHPPISAFYAEHYTKKISFGAHVWTKSKFLGLSIGVHNVGKGWVNVLEHGEEYVLTFPNGYGRSILTVPWIELGGTATIHCTQTGYHATVEFITKPFYGGKRNRITCQITQPGDKKPFLVINGEWSGAMEAKWADGRTEIFADVKELHTQRKLVKTVCEQEEHESRKVWRDVTVGLKINDMETATAAKCTIEQKQRDEARIRKENNTNWQTKLFKETKDGSWVYIKPLADRLHSCSSQVSAI, encoded by the exons atgacccctcgaaaacaaaagcatgtccagtcttctacatcTATAGTCACTGGTAACAGTAAGCAACAAATAATAATGTCGATGATGGAAGGTTCACTTAGCAAATGGACAAATGTTGTTAACGGGTGGCAATATCGTTGGTTTGTTTTGGACGACAATGCTGGGCTTTTGTCGTATTACACG aGTAAAGAGAAAATGATGAGAGGAGCACGTAGAGGATGTGTTCGTTTAAGAGGTGCTATTATAGGCATTGATGATGAAGATGATAGTACATTTACAATTACTACATCATCATATAAAGATGACCCaaaaacatttcattttcaaacaaGAAATGCAGAAGAAAGAGAACGATGGATTCGTGCTTTAGAAGATACTATACTAAGACATTCACATGCT AGATGGGATCCTAAAAAATCTCCTCCAAAACAAGACTTTGATCGTAAAGTTGCAGAAGCAGATGCATATCTACAATTATTAATAgatcaaataaaattaattgaaacaaaaCAAAGAAATGTTGCAgcagaagatgaagaaaagcaGCAGAAATATGGAGCAATTTTAACACAAGCAAATGCAATGCTTAATTCTGTTAAACATACAATTGTGCAGTTACAAATTGCAAAG AACACAGCTATACCTGTCAATGGAATATATAGGGGTCCAACAGATCCAATACATGTTTCATCTCCTCTATCTCATA CTTTAGTTGCTGCTAGAGAACCAGAGGCAGCTGTACAAACTGGAATTGAATTAGGTTCTGAATGTATAGAACCAAGAATACCTATATTGTCCAATG CTGTTGTAGATAGGGATCTTCCTGTACCACAGTTTTCTTATTCATCTTCGGACGAAGATGAGGATTATTATGATGCAGCAGATGAAATAGCTCCTCCTTCTGTAGTACAAAATCATATCGCTGT TAGAAGACGAGATAGTGAACGCCCGCAATCACATACGGATGTTACTTCAAACGAAAATCGAAAACAACCACCATTACCTCCTATAAAAGGCGATGGATCAGTCGATTACGATG CCCTTTATGAAGAGGAAAGCGAAACAGAAA TGGATTCTATGGAATCTCATGGATCTGTTGTCACTCATCTTTTATCCCAAGTAAAAATTGGTATGGATTTAACAAAAGTTGCATTGCCTACATTTATTTTGGAGCGCAGATCACTGCTTGAAATGTATGCAGATTACTTTACTCATCCAGACCAGTTTGTAAG AATAGCAGATATGCCCTCTCCCAAAGATAGAATGGTGCAAGTAGTTCGATGGTATTTATGTAGTTTTCATGCGGGTCGAAAATCAGGAGTAGCAAAAAAACCATATAATCCAATATTAGGTGAAATTTTTCGATGTCATTGGGATATTCCTAATGATAATGTAGATAGTTCAATTGAATCAAAATTAGTTAACGAGGGTCCTGTGCCTTGGTGTAAAGAGAATCAACTTTCATTCATTGCTGAACAGGTCTCTCATCATCCTCCTA TAAGTGCATTTTATGCTGAAcattatacaaaaaaaattagttttggAGCACATGTTTGGACAAAGAGTAAATTCCTTGGTCTGAGTATAGGAGTACACAATGTTGGAAAGGGTTGGGTAAATGTCTTAGAACATGGTGAAGAATATGTATTAACTTTTCCAAATGGTTATGGTAGATCTATCCTCACTGTACCTTGGATAGAATTAGGAGGAACAGCAACTATACATTGTACACAAACTGGCTACCATGCTACTGTAGAATTCATAACTAAACCTTTTTATGGGGGTAAACGTAATCGAATCACATGTCAAATTACTCAACCAGGAGACAAAAAACCATTCCTTGTTATAAACGGAGAATGGAGTGGAGCTATGGAAGCAAAGTGGGCTGATGGA AGGACTGAAATATTTGCGGATGTTAAAGAACTTCATACGCAAAGAAAATTAGTAAAGACAGTCTGTGAACAAGAAGAACATGAATCGCGAAAAGTTTGGCGCGATGTAACCGTAGGATTAAAAATTAACGATATGGAAACAGCAACTGCAGCTAAGTGTACAATTGAACAGAAACAACGAGACGAAGCAcgtataagaaaagaaaataatactaATTGGCAAACGAAG CTGTTCAAAGAAACCAAAGATGGCAGCTGGGTTTACATAAAACCTCTTGCAGACAGATTACATTCTTGTTCGAGCCAAGTGAgtgcaatataa
- the LOC117608305 gene encoding oxysterol-binding protein-related protein 9 isoform X2 — protein MTPRKQKHVQSSTSIVTGNSKQQIIMSMMEGSLSKWTNVVNGWQYRWFVLDDNAGLLSYYTSKEKMMRGARRGCVRLRGAIIGIDDEDDSTFTITTSSYKDDPKTFHFQTRNAEERERWIRALEDTILRHSHARWDPKKSPPKQDFDRKVAEADAYLQLLIDQIKLIETKQRNVAAEDEEKQQKYGAILTQANAMLNSVKHTIVQLQIAKNTAIPVNGIYRGPTDPIHVSSPLSHTLVAAREPEAAVQTGIELGSECIEPRIPILSNAVVDRDLPVPQFSYSSSDEDEDYYDAADEIAPPSVVQNHIAVRRDSERPQSHTDVTSNENRKQPPLPPIKGDGSVDYDALYEEESETEMDSMESHGSVVTHLLSQVKIGMDLTKVALPTFILERRSLLEMYADYFTHPDQFVRIADMPSPKDRMVQVVRWYLCSFHAGRKSGVAKKPYNPILGEIFRCHWDIPNDNVDSSIESKLVNEGPVPWCKENQLSFIAEQVSHHPPISAFYAEHYTKKISFGAHVWTKSKFLGLSIGVHNVGKGWVNVLEHGEEYVLTFPNGYGRSILTVPWIELGGTATIHCTQTGYHATVEFITKPFYGGKRNRITCQITQPGDKKPFLVINGEWSGAMEAKWADGRTEIFADVKELHTQRKLVKTVCEQEEHESRKVWRDVTVGLKINDMETATAAKCTIEQKQRDEARIRKENNTNWQTKLFKETKDGSWVYIKPLADRLHSCSSQVSAI, from the exons atgacccctcgaaaacaaaagcatgtccagtcttctacatcTATAGTCACTGGTAACAGTAAGCAACAAATAATAATGTCGATGATGGAAGGTTCACTTAGCAAATGGACAAATGTTGTTAACGGGTGGCAATATCGTTGGTTTGTTTTGGACGACAATGCTGGGCTTTTGTCGTATTACACG aGTAAAGAGAAAATGATGAGAGGAGCACGTAGAGGATGTGTTCGTTTAAGAGGTGCTATTATAGGCATTGATGATGAAGATGATAGTACATTTACAATTACTACATCATCATATAAAGATGACCCaaaaacatttcattttcaaacaaGAAATGCAGAAGAAAGAGAACGATGGATTCGTGCTTTAGAAGATACTATACTAAGACATTCACATGCT AGATGGGATCCTAAAAAATCTCCTCCAAAACAAGACTTTGATCGTAAAGTTGCAGAAGCAGATGCATATCTACAATTATTAATAgatcaaataaaattaattgaaacaaaaCAAAGAAATGTTGCAgcagaagatgaagaaaagcaGCAGAAATATGGAGCAATTTTAACACAAGCAAATGCAATGCTTAATTCTGTTAAACATACAATTGTGCAGTTACAAATTGCAAAG AACACAGCTATACCTGTCAATGGAATATATAGGGGTCCAACAGATCCAATACATGTTTCATCTCCTCTATCTCATA CTTTAGTTGCTGCTAGAGAACCAGAGGCAGCTGTACAAACTGGAATTGAATTAGGTTCTGAATGTATAGAACCAAGAATACCTATATTGTCCAATG CTGTTGTAGATAGGGATCTTCCTGTACCACAGTTTTCTTATTCATCTTCGGACGAAGATGAGGATTATTATGATGCAGCAGATGAAATAGCTCCTCCTTCTGTAGTACAAAATCATATCGCTGT AAGACGAGATAGTGAACGCCCGCAATCACATACGGATGTTACTTCAAACGAAAATCGAAAACAACCACCATTACCTCCTATAAAAGGCGATGGATCAGTCGATTACGATG CCCTTTATGAAGAGGAAAGCGAAACAGAAA TGGATTCTATGGAATCTCATGGATCTGTTGTCACTCATCTTTTATCCCAAGTAAAAATTGGTATGGATTTAACAAAAGTTGCATTGCCTACATTTATTTTGGAGCGCAGATCACTGCTTGAAATGTATGCAGATTACTTTACTCATCCAGACCAGTTTGTAAG AATAGCAGATATGCCCTCTCCCAAAGATAGAATGGTGCAAGTAGTTCGATGGTATTTATGTAGTTTTCATGCGGGTCGAAAATCAGGAGTAGCAAAAAAACCATATAATCCAATATTAGGTGAAATTTTTCGATGTCATTGGGATATTCCTAATGATAATGTAGATAGTTCAATTGAATCAAAATTAGTTAACGAGGGTCCTGTGCCTTGGTGTAAAGAGAATCAACTTTCATTCATTGCTGAACAGGTCTCTCATCATCCTCCTA TAAGTGCATTTTATGCTGAAcattatacaaaaaaaattagttttggAGCACATGTTTGGACAAAGAGTAAATTCCTTGGTCTGAGTATAGGAGTACACAATGTTGGAAAGGGTTGGGTAAATGTCTTAGAACATGGTGAAGAATATGTATTAACTTTTCCAAATGGTTATGGTAGATCTATCCTCACTGTACCTTGGATAGAATTAGGAGGAACAGCAACTATACATTGTACACAAACTGGCTACCATGCTACTGTAGAATTCATAACTAAACCTTTTTATGGGGGTAAACGTAATCGAATCACATGTCAAATTACTCAACCAGGAGACAAAAAACCATTCCTTGTTATAAACGGAGAATGGAGTGGAGCTATGGAAGCAAAGTGGGCTGATGGA AGGACTGAAATATTTGCGGATGTTAAAGAACTTCATACGCAAAGAAAATTAGTAAAGACAGTCTGTGAACAAGAAGAACATGAATCGCGAAAAGTTTGGCGCGATGTAACCGTAGGATTAAAAATTAACGATATGGAAACAGCAACTGCAGCTAAGTGTACAATTGAACAGAAACAACGAGACGAAGCAcgtataagaaaagaaaataatactaATTGGCAAACGAAG CTGTTCAAAGAAACCAAAGATGGCAGCTGGGTTTACATAAAACCTCTTGCAGACAGATTACATTCTTGTTCGAGCCAAGTGAgtgcaatataa
- the LOC117608305 gene encoding oxysterol-binding protein-related protein 9 isoform X4: MTPRKQKHVQSSTSIVTGNSKQQIIMSMMEGSLSKWTNVVNGWQYRWFVLDDNAGLLSYYTSKEKMMRGARRGCVRLRGAIIGIDDEDDSTFTITTSSYKDDPKTFHFQTRNAEERERWIRALEDTILRHSHARWDPKKSPPKQDFDRKVAEADAYLQLLIDQIKLIETKQRNVAAEDEEKQQKYGAILTQANAMLNSVKHTIVQLQIAKNTAIPVNGIYRGPTDPIHVSSPLSHIAAREPEAAVQTGIELGSECIEPRIPILSNAVVDRDLPVPQFSYSSSDEDEDYYDAADEIAPPSVVQNHIAVRRDSERPQSHTDVTSNENRKQPPLPPIKGDGSVDYDALYEEESETEMDSMESHGSVVTHLLSQVKIGMDLTKVALPTFILERRSLLEMYADYFTHPDQFVRIADMPSPKDRMVQVVRWYLCSFHAGRKSGVAKKPYNPILGEIFRCHWDIPNDNVDSSIESKLVNEGPVPWCKENQLSFIAEQVSHHPPISAFYAEHYTKKISFGAHVWTKSKFLGLSIGVHNVGKGWVNVLEHGEEYVLTFPNGYGRSILTVPWIELGGTATIHCTQTGYHATVEFITKPFYGGKRNRITCQITQPGDKKPFLVINGEWSGAMEAKWADGRTEIFADVKELHTQRKLVKTVCEQEEHESRKVWRDVTVGLKINDMETATAAKCTIEQKQRDEARIRKENNTNWQTKLFKETKDGSWVYIKPLADRLHSCSSQVSAI; encoded by the exons atgacccctcgaaaacaaaagcatgtccagtcttctacatcTATAGTCACTGGTAACAGTAAGCAACAAATAATAATGTCGATGATGGAAGGTTCACTTAGCAAATGGACAAATGTTGTTAACGGGTGGCAATATCGTTGGTTTGTTTTGGACGACAATGCTGGGCTTTTGTCGTATTACACG aGTAAAGAGAAAATGATGAGAGGAGCACGTAGAGGATGTGTTCGTTTAAGAGGTGCTATTATAGGCATTGATGATGAAGATGATAGTACATTTACAATTACTACATCATCATATAAAGATGACCCaaaaacatttcattttcaaacaaGAAATGCAGAAGAAAGAGAACGATGGATTCGTGCTTTAGAAGATACTATACTAAGACATTCACATGCT AGATGGGATCCTAAAAAATCTCCTCCAAAACAAGACTTTGATCGTAAAGTTGCAGAAGCAGATGCATATCTACAATTATTAATAgatcaaataaaattaattgaaacaaaaCAAAGAAATGTTGCAgcagaagatgaagaaaagcaGCAGAAATATGGAGCAATTTTAACACAAGCAAATGCAATGCTTAATTCTGTTAAACATACAATTGTGCAGTTACAAATTGCAAAG AACACAGCTATACCTGTCAATGGAATATATAGGGGTCCAACAGATCCAATACATGTTTCATCTCCTCTATCTCATA TTGCTGCTAGAGAACCAGAGGCAGCTGTACAAACTGGAATTGAATTAGGTTCTGAATGTATAGAACCAAGAATACCTATATTGTCCAATG CTGTTGTAGATAGGGATCTTCCTGTACCACAGTTTTCTTATTCATCTTCGGACGAAGATGAGGATTATTATGATGCAGCAGATGAAATAGCTCCTCCTTCTGTAGTACAAAATCATATCGCTGT AAGACGAGATAGTGAACGCCCGCAATCACATACGGATGTTACTTCAAACGAAAATCGAAAACAACCACCATTACCTCCTATAAAAGGCGATGGATCAGTCGATTACGATG CCCTTTATGAAGAGGAAAGCGAAACAGAAA TGGATTCTATGGAATCTCATGGATCTGTTGTCACTCATCTTTTATCCCAAGTAAAAATTGGTATGGATTTAACAAAAGTTGCATTGCCTACATTTATTTTGGAGCGCAGATCACTGCTTGAAATGTATGCAGATTACTTTACTCATCCAGACCAGTTTGTAAG AATAGCAGATATGCCCTCTCCCAAAGATAGAATGGTGCAAGTAGTTCGATGGTATTTATGTAGTTTTCATGCGGGTCGAAAATCAGGAGTAGCAAAAAAACCATATAATCCAATATTAGGTGAAATTTTTCGATGTCATTGGGATATTCCTAATGATAATGTAGATAGTTCAATTGAATCAAAATTAGTTAACGAGGGTCCTGTGCCTTGGTGTAAAGAGAATCAACTTTCATTCATTGCTGAACAGGTCTCTCATCATCCTCCTA TAAGTGCATTTTATGCTGAAcattatacaaaaaaaattagttttggAGCACATGTTTGGACAAAGAGTAAATTCCTTGGTCTGAGTATAGGAGTACACAATGTTGGAAAGGGTTGGGTAAATGTCTTAGAACATGGTGAAGAATATGTATTAACTTTTCCAAATGGTTATGGTAGATCTATCCTCACTGTACCTTGGATAGAATTAGGAGGAACAGCAACTATACATTGTACACAAACTGGCTACCATGCTACTGTAGAATTCATAACTAAACCTTTTTATGGGGGTAAACGTAATCGAATCACATGTCAAATTACTCAACCAGGAGACAAAAAACCATTCCTTGTTATAAACGGAGAATGGAGTGGAGCTATGGAAGCAAAGTGGGCTGATGGA AGGACTGAAATATTTGCGGATGTTAAAGAACTTCATACGCAAAGAAAATTAGTAAAGACAGTCTGTGAACAAGAAGAACATGAATCGCGAAAAGTTTGGCGCGATGTAACCGTAGGATTAAAAATTAACGATATGGAAACAGCAACTGCAGCTAAGTGTACAATTGAACAGAAACAACGAGACGAAGCAcgtataagaaaagaaaataatactaATTGGCAAACGAAG CTGTTCAAAGAAACCAAAGATGGCAGCTGGGTTTACATAAAACCTCTTGCAGACAGATTACATTCTTGTTCGAGCCAAGTGAgtgcaatataa
- the LOC117608305 gene encoding oxysterol-binding protein-related protein 9 isoform X3: MTPRKQKHVQSSTSIVTGNSKQQIIMSMMEGSLSKWTNVVNGWQYRWFVLDDNAGLLSYYTSKEKMMRGARRGCVRLRGAIIGIDDEDDSTFTITTSSYKDDPKTFHFQTRNAEERERWIRALEDTILRHSHARWDPKKSPPKQDFDRKVAEADAYLQLLIDQIKLIETKQRNVAAEDEEKQQKYGAILTQANAMLNSVKHTIVQLQIAKNTAIPVNGIYRGPTDPIHVSSPLSHIAAREPEAAVQTGIELGSECIEPRIPILSNAVVDRDLPVPQFSYSSSDEDEDYYDAADEIAPPSVVQNHIAVRRRDSERPQSHTDVTSNENRKQPPLPPIKGDGSVDYDALYEEESETEMDSMESHGSVVTHLLSQVKIGMDLTKVALPTFILERRSLLEMYADYFTHPDQFVRIADMPSPKDRMVQVVRWYLCSFHAGRKSGVAKKPYNPILGEIFRCHWDIPNDNVDSSIESKLVNEGPVPWCKENQLSFIAEQVSHHPPISAFYAEHYTKKISFGAHVWTKSKFLGLSIGVHNVGKGWVNVLEHGEEYVLTFPNGYGRSILTVPWIELGGTATIHCTQTGYHATVEFITKPFYGGKRNRITCQITQPGDKKPFLVINGEWSGAMEAKWADGRTEIFADVKELHTQRKLVKTVCEQEEHESRKVWRDVTVGLKINDMETATAAKCTIEQKQRDEARIRKENNTNWQTKLFKETKDGSWVYIKPLADRLHSCSSQVSAI, encoded by the exons atgacccctcgaaaacaaaagcatgtccagtcttctacatcTATAGTCACTGGTAACAGTAAGCAACAAATAATAATGTCGATGATGGAAGGTTCACTTAGCAAATGGACAAATGTTGTTAACGGGTGGCAATATCGTTGGTTTGTTTTGGACGACAATGCTGGGCTTTTGTCGTATTACACG aGTAAAGAGAAAATGATGAGAGGAGCACGTAGAGGATGTGTTCGTTTAAGAGGTGCTATTATAGGCATTGATGATGAAGATGATAGTACATTTACAATTACTACATCATCATATAAAGATGACCCaaaaacatttcattttcaaacaaGAAATGCAGAAGAAAGAGAACGATGGATTCGTGCTTTAGAAGATACTATACTAAGACATTCACATGCT AGATGGGATCCTAAAAAATCTCCTCCAAAACAAGACTTTGATCGTAAAGTTGCAGAAGCAGATGCATATCTACAATTATTAATAgatcaaataaaattaattgaaacaaaaCAAAGAAATGTTGCAgcagaagatgaagaaaagcaGCAGAAATATGGAGCAATTTTAACACAAGCAAATGCAATGCTTAATTCTGTTAAACATACAATTGTGCAGTTACAAATTGCAAAG AACACAGCTATACCTGTCAATGGAATATATAGGGGTCCAACAGATCCAATACATGTTTCATCTCCTCTATCTCATA TTGCTGCTAGAGAACCAGAGGCAGCTGTACAAACTGGAATTGAATTAGGTTCTGAATGTATAGAACCAAGAATACCTATATTGTCCAATG CTGTTGTAGATAGGGATCTTCCTGTACCACAGTTTTCTTATTCATCTTCGGACGAAGATGAGGATTATTATGATGCAGCAGATGAAATAGCTCCTCCTTCTGTAGTACAAAATCATATCGCTGT TAGAAGACGAGATAGTGAACGCCCGCAATCACATACGGATGTTACTTCAAACGAAAATCGAAAACAACCACCATTACCTCCTATAAAAGGCGATGGATCAGTCGATTACGATG CCCTTTATGAAGAGGAAAGCGAAACAGAAA TGGATTCTATGGAATCTCATGGATCTGTTGTCACTCATCTTTTATCCCAAGTAAAAATTGGTATGGATTTAACAAAAGTTGCATTGCCTACATTTATTTTGGAGCGCAGATCACTGCTTGAAATGTATGCAGATTACTTTACTCATCCAGACCAGTTTGTAAG AATAGCAGATATGCCCTCTCCCAAAGATAGAATGGTGCAAGTAGTTCGATGGTATTTATGTAGTTTTCATGCGGGTCGAAAATCAGGAGTAGCAAAAAAACCATATAATCCAATATTAGGTGAAATTTTTCGATGTCATTGGGATATTCCTAATGATAATGTAGATAGTTCAATTGAATCAAAATTAGTTAACGAGGGTCCTGTGCCTTGGTGTAAAGAGAATCAACTTTCATTCATTGCTGAACAGGTCTCTCATCATCCTCCTA TAAGTGCATTTTATGCTGAAcattatacaaaaaaaattagttttggAGCACATGTTTGGACAAAGAGTAAATTCCTTGGTCTGAGTATAGGAGTACACAATGTTGGAAAGGGTTGGGTAAATGTCTTAGAACATGGTGAAGAATATGTATTAACTTTTCCAAATGGTTATGGTAGATCTATCCTCACTGTACCTTGGATAGAATTAGGAGGAACAGCAACTATACATTGTACACAAACTGGCTACCATGCTACTGTAGAATTCATAACTAAACCTTTTTATGGGGGTAAACGTAATCGAATCACATGTCAAATTACTCAACCAGGAGACAAAAAACCATTCCTTGTTATAAACGGAGAATGGAGTGGAGCTATGGAAGCAAAGTGGGCTGATGGA AGGACTGAAATATTTGCGGATGTTAAAGAACTTCATACGCAAAGAAAATTAGTAAAGACAGTCTGTGAACAAGAAGAACATGAATCGCGAAAAGTTTGGCGCGATGTAACCGTAGGATTAAAAATTAACGATATGGAAACAGCAACTGCAGCTAAGTGTACAATTGAACAGAAACAACGAGACGAAGCAcgtataagaaaagaaaataatactaATTGGCAAACGAAG CTGTTCAAAGAAACCAAAGATGGCAGCTGGGTTTACATAAAACCTCTTGCAGACAGATTACATTCTTGTTCGAGCCAAGTGAgtgcaatataa